From Coffea arabica cultivar ET-39 chromosome 2e, Coffea Arabica ET-39 HiFi, whole genome shotgun sequence, the proteins below share one genomic window:
- the LOC140036998 gene encoding scarecrow-like protein 3, producing MAGIAQEEGSSPLFFFLMSLSPSIGSPYTLLREMKSDERGMWLFGFLTACARCVAAGSLDSASSGLEQISLLASPDGDIVQRIVAYFTEALADRVLKGWRPGLHKALNSTKLTCAAEIILAQKLFFEYCPFLRLSYVITNQAILETMEGEKVVHIIDLHCFEPAQWINLLEELKARQEGPPHLRITGIHEQKEVLDQMAVRLQEAAEKLDIPFQFCPMVSKLENLDIESLRVKSGEAVAISSVLQLHSLLAYDDDTMRRNSPSVPNNSSSVHLPGVLHMNPRTLGDFLERDVMSLYGASPDSQSSPPPKTLSFLNALWGLSPKLMVVTEHESNHNCHGLMERVDEALKFYAALFDCLENTLPRAPVERQKIEKFLFGEEIKSIIACEGLERKARHEKLDKWIPRLEFAGFGKINLSYNGMKQAMRVLQSCNYDGFKIKEESGYFIICWHDYPLFSVSAWGFKRY from the exons A TGGCAGGAATTGCTCAGGAAGAGGGATCATcacctcttttcttcttcttgatgTCACTTTCACCAAGTATAGGTTCTCCTTACACATTGTTGAGGGAGATGAAATCTGATGAGAGAGGAATGTGGCTATTCGGCTTTCTCACAGCCTGTGCGAGATGTGTTGCAGCCGGCAGCCTTGATAGTGCTAGCAGTGGACTTGAGCAGATTTCACTTCTTGCATCTCCTGATGGTGACATAGTTCAGAGGATTGTTGCTTACTTCACAGAAGCACTTGCTGATCGCGTGCTGAAAGGCTGGAGGCCTGGATTACACAAGGCCCTGAATTCAACCAAACTAACATGTGCTGCTGAAATTATTCTTGCACAGAAATTATTCTTTGAGTATTGTCCCTTTTTGAGGCTTTCTTATGTGATTACCAACCAAGCCATTCTAGAAACTATGGAAGGGGAGAAAGTTGTGCATATCATTGATCTTCATTGTTTTGAGCCAGCGCAGTGGATTAATCTTCTCGAGGAACTAAAAGCAAGGCAAGAAGGGCCCCCTCACCTTAGAATTACAGGAATTCATGAACAGAAAGAGGTATTAGATCAAATGGCTGTTCGGCTGCAGGAAGCTGCTGAAAAACTGGACATACCTTTTCAGTTTTGCCCAATGGTCAGCAAATTAGAGAATCTTGATATTGAAAGTTTACGCGTAAAGTCTGGAGAAGCTGTTGCCATTAGTTCTGTGCTTCAGCTGCATTCTCTTTTGGCATATGATGATGATACAATGCGAAGGAACTCACCATCTGTGCCAAATAACTCGAGCTCAGTTCATTTGCCTGGAGTTTTGCATATGAATCCTCGTACTTTAGGCGATTTTCTTGAGCGAGATGTGATGAGTTTGTACGGTGCCAGTCCTGATTCTCAATCATCACCACCTCCAAAAACATTAAGCTTTCTGAACGCCCTGTGGGGCCTTTCCCCAAAACTTATGGTAGTAACTGAACATGAATCAAACCACAACTGCCATGGTTTGATGGAAAGAGTCGATGAAGCACTGAAATTTTATGCAGCACTTTTTGATTGCTTAGAGAATACCCTTCCCAGGGCACCAGTTGAACGACAAAAGATTGAAAAGTTCCTTTTTGGagaagaaattaagagcatcaTAGCTTGTGAAGGACTTGAAAGAAAGGCAAGGCATGAGAAACTTGACAAATGGATTCCTAGGCTAGAGTTTGCAGGTTTTGGAAAGATTAATTTAAGCTACAACGGAATGAAGCAGGCAATGAGAGTGCTGCAGAGTTGCAACTATGATGGCTTTAAGATCAAGGAAGAAAGTGGCTATTTTATCATTTGCTGGCATGATTACCCTCTTTTTTCAGTTTCGGCATGGGGATTCAAGAGGTATTAA